The following proteins come from a genomic window of Bactrocera tryoni isolate S06 chromosome 1, CSIRO_BtryS06_freeze2, whole genome shotgun sequence:
- the LOC120778611 gene encoding uncharacterized protein LOC120778611, with amino-acid sequence MFFLPRSLLLCLIIFVPIAATTTRSFNYQQFSAGCGSRSSRREPRAAESADSAQETQKHVNRTARIISGAPTKDGQYPWQASLELLHPSMGFLGHWCGAVLIHPYWILSAAHCIHNDLFNLPIPLLWTVVLGEHNRLEESGYEQRVPVDKIILHKRYHNFRHDLALLKLSSPANLAKTSNIRVICLPFAFNEQSLSEISLPSSDEEIVAEGESEDPLEPGLSGVPDLNDNFLRSVQKVRRNRNVTLPSMRELMNTKILSRLKQTDMQRQGRMLHSTRRRNDKLMKVQGNYREYEGSADSRKHYWTDGEELEDYRDLPYSDCVATGWGKSNVSSDLTNVLLKTRVPLHKSERCRAAYGSFVKIHRGHLCAGKLNGKGGTCVGDSGGPLQCRLSKSGPWLLAGITSFGSGCAMEGFPDVYVRISYYMKWIQDTIAKE; translated from the exons ATGTTTTTTCTGCCTCGCTCACTTTTGCTATGTCTCATCATTTTTGTGCCAatcgcagcaacaacaacacgcagTTTCAATTATCAACAGTTCAGTGCAG GTTGCGGATCGCGCTCCAGTCGCCGTGAACCACGCGCAGCAGAATCAGCAGACTCAGCTCAGGAAACACAAAAACATGTGAATCGTACTGCTCGCATAATTTCTGGTGCTCCTACGAAAGATGGTCAATATCCATGGCAAGCATCACTGGAGCTTTTACACCCATCAATGGGCTTCTTAGGCCACTGGTGTGGCGCCGTACTCATTCATCCATATTGGATACTTTCCGCAGCACATTGCATACATAA CGATCTCTTCAACCTACCCATACCGCTGCTGTGGACCGTCGTACTAGGTGAACACAATCGGCTCGAAGAATCCGGTTATGAACAACGCGTTCCTGTCGACAAAATCATACTGCATAAACGCTACCATAACTTTCGGCATGATCTCGCGCTCTTAAAGCTCTCTAGTCCGGCTAATCTGGCAAAAACATCCAACATTCGTGTAATCTGTCTGCCGTTCGCATTCAATGAGCAGTCACTATCGGAGATAAGTTTGCCGAGCAGTGACGAGGAGATAGTTGCCGAAGGTGAATCAGAAGATCCTTTGGAACCGGGACTCTCAGGTGTGCCAGATTTAAATGATAATTTCCTACGAAGCGTGCAAAAAGTGCGACGCAATCGGAACGTAACGTTGCCCAGTATGCGTGAACTAATGAACACAAAAATACTTAGTCGTTTGAAGCAGACAGACATGCAACGACAGGGACGCATGCTACATTCGACACGCCGACGAAATGACAAATTGATGAAAGTGCAAGGAAACTATCGAGAATACGAGGGCAGCGCAGATTCGCGTAAGCACTACTGGACGGATGGCGAAGAGCTAGAAGACTACAGAGACCTGCCTTACAGCGATTGTGTGGCGACGGGTTGGGGTAAATCAAATGTCAGCAGTGACCTGACGAATGTGCTGCTGAAGACGCGAGTACCGCTGCACAAAAGCGAGAG ATGCAGAGCGGCGTATGGCAGTTTCGTGAAGATCCACCGTGGTCACTTGTGCGCCGGTAAGCTGAACGGCAAAGGCGGTACTTGTGTG GGTGACTCAGGTGGCCCACTCCAGTGCAGGCTCAGCAAAAGCGGGCCGTGGCTCTTGGCCGGAATAACGTCGTTCGGCTCGGGCTGTGCCATGGAGGGCTTCCCGGATGTCTATGTGCGCATTTCATACTACATGAAATGGATCCAAGACACTATAGCGAAGGAGTAG
- the LOC120779268 gene encoding lysosome membrane protein 2 gives MSHATIEEEKRKNVVQSDLDRKLYCVTNEKESGDEFRVLMDLSRFEKVQKWRPKGILKLSSVGIALIIVAVLMIAIDPLQLLIDNQLTLKTGTLLYNLWLKPPLEVFISVYMFNVTNVEAFISGQDSKLKLVEVGPYVYQEVLENQNVLFNDNKTVTYTPQRTVRFIRERSVGDPTIDKIIAPNIPYLGVMSAASAYSIFAMMAVNALTKKFNSKPMLQLSVHDYLWGYEDPIVNLASKVVPSVIHFQRFGLMERMFDEGHNVVTMKLPKKLHANDGGAVEETDRDFSIDNWNGKTGFKNWDYNEERNTSNTPCNTLRGTYDGTLFPRNIHKGETFRVYRKAFCRSLPIQYSHPETVNGFKGYKFKLKENAFDSDLGDSETSCYCKNKRCLKKGLGNISPCYYNIPLAVSFPHFFNGEPSLLENIEGLSPDKDRHGTDIIIQPQLGIPMRVRSRFQINLLMGNVKYNRDVSQFKNMALPIFWIEMGVEDLTPGVKMLLTLLFRVCPCLQLGLVITLIAIGVYLVSSALLYCFWAPTAWKTINSTMEQAKNAEAGLKANVGFLPLLKQPTMVEMKKLPKQSKAVNHKKPDYDVTLLPLHRSVVA, from the exons ATGAGTCATGCTACAATTGAAGAGGAGAAAAGGAAAAATGTTGTGCAGAGCGATCTTGATCGCAAACTTTACTGTGTGACTAATGAGAAAGAAAGTGGAGACGAATTTAGA GTTTTGATGGACCTTTCGCGTTTTGAAAAAGTACAGAAGTGGAGACCAAAAG GGATACTCAAATTATCGAGTGTTGGCATTGCGCTGATAATTGTGGCGGTTCTGATGATCGCGATTGATCCACTGCAGCTGCTAATTGATAAT CAATTGACCCTGAAAACCGGCACGCTGCTGTATAATTTGTGGCTGAAGCCACCGCTCGAAGTGTTCATCAGCGTGTACATGTTCAATGTCACCAATGTGGAAGCGTTCATAAGCGGACAGGACAGCAAGCTGAAGTTGGTGGAGGTGGGTCCGTATGTGTACCAGGAGGTGTTGGAGAACCAAAATGTCTTATTTAACGACAACAAAACCGTCACTTACACGCCACAACGTACAGTGCGATTTATACGTGAACGTTCTGTGGGTGATCCGACGATCGATAAGATAATCGCGCCGAATATACCCTACTTGGGTGTGATGTCTGCGGCGTCTGCTTACTCTATATTCGCTATGATGGCTGTGAATGCTTTgaccaaaaaattcaattctaagCCGATGTTGCAGCTGAGTGTTCATGATTATCTCTGGGGTTATGAGGATCCAATAGTGAATTTGGCATCGAAGGTGGTGCCGAGTGTTATACACTTTCAACGCTTTGGCTTAATGGAGCGG ATGTTCGACGAAGGTCACAATGTGGTCACCATGAAATTACCGAAAAAGCTGCACGCGAACGATGGTGGTGCAGTGGAAGAGACAGATCGTGATTTCTCCATCGACAATTGGAACGGCAAGACAGGTTTCAAAAACTGGGACTATAATGAGGAGCGCAA CACGAGCAACACACCGTGCAACACACTACGTGGTACCTATGACGGCACGCTCTTCCCGCGCAACATCCATAAAGGCGAAACATTTCGCGTGTATCGCAAAGCTTTCTGCCGCAGTCTGCCCATACAGTACTCACACCCTGAAACCGTTAATGGATTTAAGGGctataaattcaaattgaagGAAAATGCCTTTGATAGCGATCTCGGGGACTCAGAGACATCCTGCTATTGCAAGAACAAGCGTTGCTTGAAGAAAGGACTTGGCAATATTTCGCCTTGTTACTACA ATATACCGCTGGCCGTTTCATTTCCTCACTTTTTCAACGGTGAACCAAGTCTGCTGGAGAACATAGAAGGACTGAGTCCGGATAAGGACAGACACGGTACAGATATAATCATACAACCG CAACTGGGCATACCCATGAGAGTGCGTTCCCGCTTTCAGATAAACTTACTGATGGGAAATGTCAAATATAATCGAGATGTATCGCAGTTTAAGAATATGGCGTTGCCCATATTTTGGATTGAGATG GGCGTTGAAGATCTCACACCCGGCGTTAAAATGTTGCTCACTCTACTATTTCGTGTCTGTCCATGCTTGCAGTTAGGGCTGGTTATAACGCTCATCGCGATTGGAGTGTATTTGGTGAGCAGTGCTTTGTTGTATTGCTTCTGGGCGCCAACAGCGTGGAAAACCATCAACTCAACCATGGAGCAAGCAAAGAATGCTGAAGCCGGCCTCAAGGCAAATGTGGGCTTCTTGCCGTTGTTAAAGCAACCGACGATGGTAGAAATGAAGAAGCTGCCGAAACAATCCAAAGCGGTGAATCATAAAAAGCCTGATTACGATGTGACGCTGCTGCCCCTGCACCGAAGTGTGGTGGCGTAG
- the LOC120782351 gene encoding neuropeptide F — MSAMLRCGFLLLIAAVLLCAHNTSANNSRPPRNNDISNMADALRYLQDLDAYYGDRARARFGKRAPLVQILRQHLLENPELLQNAEYKSLDEVY; from the exons ATGTCGGCGATGCTACGTTGTGGTTTTCTCCTGCTTATTGCCGCGGTACTCTTATGTGCTCACAACACCTCGGCCAACAACTCGCGGCCGCCACGCAACAATGACATCAGCAACATGGCCGACGCACTGCGATATTTACAGGACCTCGACGCTTACTATGGCGATCGGGCGCGTGCCAG ATTCGGCAAGCGGGCGCCTTTGGTACAAATTTTGCGGCAACATCTTCTTGAAAACCCAGAGCTG CTGCAAAACGCTGAGTATAAGTCATTGGACGAAGTATATTGA